TTCAAAACATATTTACAATGAGGGTTAAGTTTCATGCCTCTCAACACACACTATTTCCATAACAGAATTACACAACAAATAAAAAATTACAATAAAAAAATGTGCAAACAAAAAATAAAAAAACATGTGACACCACTTGTGTTTCAACTATGCGTGCATATAAATTAAGAACCAAAAACCGAATTGAAGGCAACAAAAGGACAATCCAAAACTAAACATAAATTCACAAGCAACCGAGCGATTTATATATTTTGAAGCTGAAAAATCGAAATCGTATCATAGAACCAAATAAGAACCTAAAATAGTAATTCTATTTAGTTATAAAATTACCAAAAAATTAAAATATTATTTATAAACCAAATACCCGAAAATATGAAATAAACAAATGTGTGCCACCACTGAACATGTGCAACAAATAAATACGATAAAAAATGTGCAAACAAAAAATAACAAAACATGCGCTATCACTATGGTTTCAACTATGCCTCAGCAAATCAATTAAGAAGAAAAATCCGAATCGAAGCCGACAAAAGAAAAGAATCCGAAACTGAAACTGAAATATTTCACAAATAACCGAGCAGTTCGTATATTTCTGAAACTGAAAAACTAAAACCGTGTTAGAACCGAACAGAGAACCGCATGAGTACTTAAAATATAAATTACCAAAAAAAAATAATATTACTAAAATATGAAATACCCGAATATTTATCCAGAATATTTAAAATTATTGGAGTTACCCGAAGTAACATAATTGTCCAAATAGTTTTTGTTTCAATATTAAAATATATCTGTATTATACGATATTAAATCCCAAATCTGAAAAAATCTGATTTGTACGCGAATTATCCAAAATTAACCAAAAATCAGAACCGAATTGGAACCCAAAGTTTATTGGATTTTGTTGGTTCTTACAATTGGTACCCAAACTAAACCAAAGACCAAAATAAGCAAACCAAAACTAAAGAAAGTTTCATAAATAATTGAATGGTTCCTATATTTCTAGAGCCAAAAAACAAAAAACCGAGAAAAACAAACAGGAACTGAACCGAAAACTAAACATTCATGCATAGTTTCAACTTCTTGGACCAATTCAGCACATATCTAAAAAGACAAAAACTATACTTAATGATAAATAGTATATACAGTAGAAGTTTTTTAAAAAATTATAAAATAACTAAACCAATAAGTATATACAAACAGAATTTATGTTTAACCGAATATAATACATCCCGCGCAAAACGCAAGAAGACTACTAGTAATTATATATATAAAAGGCGTAAATAATAATTGATTTGTCATTTAGTTTTAAGATAAAAAAATATCATGGTCACTTTTGTAGTTGGGTAACTTTCCCTTCTTTAAAGGTTTTCCCTCCAGGATCTAAGTTTTTTTTTCAGTTTTATGGTTAGCATTTGTTTCTCTTTGCAATTGCTCTTTTTCTTTGATCTAACAATTTCATTAAACTGTAAGAGGATAGTACAATAAGTTTTGCAACCAAAGACGGGGAACATAGAAATACTCCACTAAACATGTCATGAGACTTTTTTGTAATTGTATCTGCCGCGTGATTTCTTTCCCGAGTGACAGAGGCCAAAGAACAGTCGGGTAAGCATTGCATCCAGTACCTATTTGCGAAAGATACTAAAAGAATTATTGCCGTATATTACTACGATTTTATATAAAAAAGTTATCATTAACATATTTTTGTAGTTGTCTGTCATTAGAACGGTCATAGGCTCAATGAGTATTCAACTCAAAAACAGAATTTGGCTAAATTTACGTATATATAAATATCTTATATCAAGATTTAGTAGCAAAAATATTGAGAGCGAGAACATGAGTAATGGACATGGTGCCACGACAATCTCAATGTAACCCTCTTTAATCTATCATTTCCTTAACTAATAACTACTTCGTAATTGGATCGTGCATCTAAATAACAATACAGTGGCTGTCACATGTTTTGTTTATTTATTTACTTGATACTCGCATAGTCGCTTTTATATCACAGTGGCTGTCACATGTTTTGTTTATTTATTTACTTGATACAGGGGCTAATTAATGATTATTTAACTTTTAGCAAAAAAATGAATAATTACCTAATCAACCGTAACGTAAATCTCTATTATATCACATCTGATCAAAAGAAGATTTTACTTTATCTTAACGATTGAAAGCATTGTTCTTTTAGCAAGGCATACAATTTAATTAAAAGAAATGTCGACTCGTGGGACTCGTGTTATTTATTTATATTAGCATAACAATAATATAAATAAAATACATTATCACATTCTGAGCACGTCGAGTCTAACTCGTGGGACGTGTGTGGCATTCTCCGCTGCTTAATCGGATGATCTAAGATGGTTACTGTTAACTTAATTAAAGCGATAATATTGCATGTATAATTTTTACATTTATCAGAAATTCAAACTAATAATTTTGTTGTTAAAGCATAACAGGGCTAAATTGGCAAGGCCTCGACGCCACCACTAAAAATTTAAGACGGAATACATCCCATGCCGCTGGATTTGAATCCGCTAACACCAATAACGACTATTCTTAGCTGAATTGTCAAACATCATTATGCACGATTATAACTTTAAAGCATATAATTATTACTACTATCAGATCACTAATACTATCAACTATTCATATTCAACTCATTTGCTTCATATTGCAACAATATACTATTCTAATGACTCGTGGATCACGAGATTATATAATATTTATATCCCCTTGTATTAATTAATTACTAGCATACGTTTAATAAGCTCAATAAATACCAATGTAGTTCTTCGTATTGATCACTAACTCTCACCTTCTCCTCTCAGGTCAACTCTCACTCTCTCTCATATGATTATAGATCTGTAGAAAACTTTTTGATTAAAAACATTTCGTGTTCGTAATTACAGGTAATATTCGTAAGCAAAAGAGATGGCCCAAAAGGTGGAAGCACAAGGAGGTAATGGAGGCAACCAATGGGATGACGGATCAGAACACGATGCTGTAACCAAGATTCAGACAGCTGCAGGTGGGAGCGGTATCCAATATGTTCAGTTCGACTATGTCAAGAACGGACAAACCGAAACAACCCCTCTTCGCGGTATCAAGGGCCGAGCCATCGCAGCTGATCCGGTACCAATACAATTTCCATATCTATACTATTAAAGTGCAGTTTTATTATATCGGTGTAAATTAGCATAATAGATCAGGATTAGATATTATCAAACATAGTTAAAGGCAATGCTTATATCATACTCATTTGTTTCAAAATGATGTGTGTTTTACTATTTTCACACATAAAAGCAAATATATTAAATTTTAATTTTAAATACATAATTTTCTATGATAATCTATTTCCACAATTTAAACTAATATGTAGAATTTCAATAAACACATTATTTTTGAAATTTACAATTTGTCATTATTACCTAATAAAAATACATAAAATATAAAAATGTAATTTCTGAAACAATTTTTTTCCATATCATATATCTTTCTGAAATGGAATATGAGTATTTTCTTTTTGAAGTTATTGACATTTTGAACTTCCGGTGGATCTTTTCAGTTTGTGATTAACCATCCAGAGGAGCATCTAGTTTCAGTAGAAGGTTGGTATGACTCTTCTGGTATAATTCAAGGGCTTAAGTTCAACTCCAACAAGAAGTCTTCTGATGTTATTGGATACAATGATGGTACTCCATTTACCCTCCAAGTTCAAGACAAGAAGATAATTGGCTTTCATGGCTTCGCCGGAGACAATCTTAATTCTCTTGGAGCTTACTTTTCTCCATTAATAGCTGCCCCTCCTTCAGTTCCCCCAAAGAAGCTTGAAGCTAAGGGTGGTGTGTCTGGAGCTGAGTGGGACGATGGTGCTCACGACAATGTTAAAAAGGTATCTGTAGGACAGGGCGAAGATGGTGTAGCAGCTGTCAAGTTTGAATACACAAATGGTTCGCAAGTGGTTATTGGAGCTGAACGTGGGACACCAACATTGCTTGGATACGAAGAGGTACATTAAAACAAACAAACACACACACACACACACACACACATATATATATATGTATATATATATATATGTTTTTTTTTCCTTTTTAAAAAGCTATGTGGACTAGTTTCAAAATGTGTTCAAAAAAAAAAAAGGGACTAGTTTCAAAATATTGTTTCCCCTGCCTCTTGCGCAGTTTGAGCTTGAATCAGATGAATACATAACCATCGTGGAAGGCACCTACGACAAAATCTTAGGGAGTGATGGCCTGACGATGCTCACTTTTAAGACTAACAAGAGCAGAACATATGGGCCGTATGGTCTCGAAGGTAGCACACACTTTGATCTCAAGGAGGAAGGTCACAAGATTACAGGGTTCCATGGACGAGCTGGCGCGACTATTAGTGCTATTGGAGTTTACTTAGCTCCAGTAGGCACCATCCCCTTGACTCCTGCACAACCAACCAAGAAGCTAGAAGCTAAGGGTGGTGAGGGAGGAACGTCATGGGATGATGGTGCTTTCGACGGTGTACAAAAAGTGTCTGTAGGACAAGCCCAAGATGGTATATCAGCGGTTAAGTTTGTGTACAACAAAGGTTCTTCTGAAATCATAGGAGATGAACATGGAAAGAGTACTCTACTTGGATTCGAAGAGGTACTTAGTTCTTACTTTATTTTTTTTTGTCTTTACATCAGGATGGTTTCCTTTTTCTTTTCATTTTTTTAAAGATATGGACTAATGTCAGTTTGGTTTGGGCTACTTTGGTTGCAGTTTGAGCTTGACTATCCAAGTGAATACATCACGGAAGTAAATGGCACATTCGATAGAATCTTTGGGAGTGACTCCGCGGTACTTACCATGCTTACGTTCAAGACTAATAAGCCAGCAACATATGGTCCCTTTGGGCTTACCGCTGGCGAGGCCTTCGATCTCAAGGAGGAAGGCCACAAGATCGTTGGGTTTCATGGAAGTGCTGGTGATCTGCTTCATAAATTTGGAGTCCATGTCCTTCCCATCACCAACTGATGGTGGATATCTTGAATTTGTCACACTTTTGTGGTCTCTCTCTCTTATTGGTCTTTGAACTTTGAATAAGCTGTTTCTACTTTTTACTAGTTTCTATTTATTTCCAAGTTCTTCTCTTTTGTGTTGTTGTTCTGTCTAAGATGGATTTGTGACCCGTCTTAATGAATGAACTTTATTTGAATTATTTGTCTAGTTCCTTGAGTTATATATTTGATGTTTTTGGTGACAAAATCTCTATTTGGTTAAGGAAAATTTCACTTTAACTAAGTAAAAGAACAAAGCCTGAGGTTTTTTTGACATTATAAACAAAGACATAAGCTTTGTAAATGCAAGGCATATATTGTTGTTTAGGTGACAAAATAATATGCTAAGGCTCTCTGCATAAAAAAATTCTCAACTTTGGCATAAATTTCAAAAATTTGAGAAAATTTTTAAGTAAATATTAATATTATTGGTGAGAGACTCTAAATGTCAATATCCTAAAGGGGCTTGCTTGAACGACCAAAAAAATCTAAATGAAATTTTTTTGGCTACTTTGGTTTTAGGTATTGCAAATATAATGCATAGAGCTTATAATATTATTTATTTATATATTTTAATTGTGAAATACTGTTTAAGAACCAAATTCTGGAAATATTCTTGGAAATTTTTTAATGAAGGATTCTAACAAAACATTTCATAATATATTAAATTATAAATATTAATAAACTTATTATAAATATTTTAAAATAATTATCTAAGGTGAGCTTTTCATAATTTTGAAGTACCTATGATAAAATATAAATATTGTTATATATTTGCATTTATATTTAATTTGTGCTATTTAAGAACATGAACTTCCCATTAAAATGCTCTCAGATATATATACGATGGAATATCCAAGTTTTATTCATTTTTTTATTGTGTCATAATTTTATTTGTACTTGATTTTGTTTCTTGTGTATCAACCATTTTATTAAAGCAGACAGATATATAACATCAGACACATGACGACATCATAAAGGAGACAATAGTAACACCTGGAACTTAACATAAACAAACAGAACAGAAAAGGTAGGAAACGTATTCACTAGAACACAAGTGACAACTTCAAGGGAATGAATGGAAAACATGTGATGATCAATTAGTGATTGGAAAGACATGGACTCCAAACTGATGAATCAGTCCGAAGATCTTGGAACTTTACTCTTTGAGTCCCAGCTTCAATTCCAAAAGGAGCAGAAGTTTGCGTATTAGTCTTGAACCTTAGCATGGTAACGACCTCAGAGTCACTCCTATGGTAACGACGTGATGTACTCACTCGGATAGTCAAGTACAAACTGCGATTAAAGGAAACCAAAACAAAACAAGAAAATGATTTTTGATGAAGAAGAAGTTCAATAGAATGAAAACAAACAATATATAAGAACCTCTTCGAATCCGAGTAGAGTACTATTTCCATGTTCATCGCCCTTGTCGTACACAAATTAACTTGACGACTGATATACCATCTTGTGCTTGTCCAACAAACACCTTTCTAACGCCATCGTAAGCACCATCATCCCATGCGATTCCTCCATCACCACCAACTGCTGGTAGCTTCTTGGCAGAAGTTAAAGGAGTTGTGGTTGTAACGAAATACCGCACCAAGAGCATGCAGAACCTCTCCGGCGCGTCCATGGAACCCAAGAAGTTTACCTTGAGTGCTAACTTTTTTTCGGTCTCTAATCCATAGGGTGGAGAGGCTTTCCTTTTGAATATATAGAAGGTAATAGATGTGATGACGTCGGACTCATGGCCAAATATTTTGTTTACCTGCACTGATATGATGTAGTCGTCTGCATCAACCTCAAACTGAAGAAAAAAATAGAAATAAACCTCCCGTGAGTAGTGAATTTGTAATTTATCAATGTCTATGTGGTACGTAATTGGTGACAGCAAGGAAGACCTAAATCTAAAATATGAGAACGAAGCAGAACCAGTAGCAAGAAATAAACCACTGTGCGTAGGGAAGTTGTACACCCCTAGTATTGAGTCTTGAGTAGTTTAAAGAATAGGTAAGTAAAAGTCGAGCAAACAAAAGACATAACTGGAAGCAAACAGTACATACTTCGAACCCAAGTAGCGTCTTATTTCCATGTTCACCTCCTTCAACCTCCTGAGTGTTGAGAATTGTGAGAATATGAAATGTAGTAGAATGTTAGATTCTGGAGAACGAAGAACATGAAGAAAGAGAGAGAGAATGAGAGAGATGGAGATTTCAAATAAGAGAGAGAATGAAAAAATAATTTTCTTAATTCTTTAGTTTCTACAAACAAACACATATATAGACCTACAAGAGAGAAGAAGTAAATGAAGTACACAATGGACAAAAGCTTGTATCAATCTCCAACAGCTATGTCAGATTTGAATTCAAATCTGTGTTTAACCCTCAAGTGCAGTGAAGTGCAGTGAACTGCGGTCAAGTCTTTGTTTTATCTTTTTATTTATTAATGTTTTTTTATTTCTTTTGTAAGTGTTTGGATCATGAGCCAGTTTTTTCTTCTGGTCATTCTCTTCTATATCTCAACATTCCTCCTCAAGCTTGATCATAGGATATGGTCAAGCTTGGAAAGCAATGAACACATCTCTCATTAAAACCTTAGTGTGAAAAAAACCCAATGGGACAAAAACACACTAAGAAAAAAGAGTAGATGCTTCATGGCCAAGAGGATCATGATTCAGACAAGTCTATGAGTCCTAACCTTGGATAGATGAACTCACAAACTTTGGTGCTTGCTCCTTTGGTAAAGATGTCAGCAAGTTGATCTTCACTTCTTGTGTAGCAAGGTAGGATGATCTTCTACTCCACAGCTTGCCTTACTTTGTGACAATCCACTTCTATATGTTTTGTTCTCTCATGGAAGACTAAGTTTGATGCTATATGAATAGCCGCCTGATTATCACAGTGCATTGTGAATGGTGTTGATGTCTCTATGCCTAAATCTCTCAGCAGGTTAATGATTCAAATGAGTTCATTTGTAAGCTTCCTCATCGCCATATACTCTGCTTCAGCACTTGAACATGATGCCACCTTTTGTTTCTTGCTCTTCCAAGTAACTAAGTTGCCTCCAATAAAGGTGCATTAGCATGTTGTGGATCTTCTATCCACCTTATCACCAGCCCAATCTGCATCACAATATCCCACAATCTATGTGCTCTTGTTGCATCCCATCCATACACCTTGGCTAGGAGTTTCTCTTAGGTATCTCATGATCCTCTACACCATATTCCAATGGTGAACCTTAGGAGATTGCATATGCTAGCTGACTTGGTTTACAGCAAAGCCGATGTCTGGCCTTGTAATGGTTATATATATCAGCTTCCCAACCATTCTTCCATAGAGCTTGAAGTCTCCAAATGGCTTATCCTCAATCTCCCCCTCACGCAAGACTTTGTACCCTTCTTCAAGTAATTTTTTGGCTACTCTTCTTCCAAGTTCTCCTGCCTTATTTAATAGATCAAGAGTGTACTTTCTTTGAGATAAGAAAATGCCCTCTTTAGAGCGACATATTTCTATCCCTAGAAAGTACTTTAGCTCACCCAAATCTTTAATATCAAAAGTAGACTTAAGAAAAGCTTTGGTTGTGATGATACCTTCCTTGTCACTTCCTGTGATTATGATATCATCTACATATATCAGAATCACCACAATTCCTTGTTTGCTTGTGAGGGTAAAGAGAGTATGACCAGCTTCTGATTTCGCAAACCCTCTTCCATTGAGAGTTGTGCTTAATTTGTAATACCAAGCTCTTGGTGACTGGTTTAATCCATAGATTGCTTTCTTCAATCTAAGACATCCCCTGGTTTAACAAGGTCTTCCATACCAGGAGGTGGCCTCATGTAAACTTTATCCTCCAATTATCCTTGGAGAAAAGCATTCTTAACATTCATCTGCCATAAATCCCACTCCAAGTTGACTGCCAAGGAAAGTAGAATCCTTATGGTGTGGAGTTTAGCTACTGGTGCAAAGGTATTCAGATAGTCTTCTCCATAGACTTGAGTATATCCTCTTGCAACCAGCCTTGTCTTCTTCCTTTCTGTTTTGCCATTAGCTAGGTACTTGATGGTGAAGAGAAGGCGACTTGTTACTGCTTTCTTTTCTTTGGGAAGCTCAGTTTCATACCAAGTATCATTCTTGATCATGGCATTGATTTCATCTCCAACTGAATCTCTCCACTCATCCAATGCCATTGCCTCTTCATAAGTCTTTGGAATGTACTTTTGATCCAGATAGCTGATAAAGACTACATGCTCTTGAGGGTAACTCGCCAAAGAACATGTTGCTTGGATAGGATGAACAACTGCATTGCTTTTGAAGTATACTTTTGTGTCGACCCACTTGGATGGTTTCTTCACTCTAGTGCTTCTTCTCAAAGGTTGAATTTGTTGCTCTTATACCACTGCCTCTTCCTGCCCTTGTTCCCCCCACTACACTGATCTTCACTAGACTGGTCAGATTCAGCTCCATCTTGATCTTGTGTTGCGGCTGAATCATCTTCTTGTTGTTGTGATTCAAGTTCATTACCCCTTTCAGGATCATGATGGATTGTTTCTACACTTGGTGGAGCTTCATCAACATCTGGAGGTGTTGGAGAAGTTCTTGGTACTCCACTTGTCTGAGGCTGGCTAATGCCTAAGTTTTCCAGAATAATTCTCAATTTGTTTGCCCTATCTGAAGGTCCTTGTGAGAGATCTTGAAGGGTTTCCCAACTCTTCTCATCATAGTACCCTTTTGATTCCACAAACTTCACATCCCTTGAGACATAACCCTTCTTGACTCTGGATCATAGCATTTATACCCCTTCTGAGTTGGAGAATAACCAATGAACATAGACTTTGAGCTTTTAGCATCAAGCTTGTTCTTATGCTCCCCGAGTATCATCACAAAACAGAGGCACCCAAATACACACATATGGTCCAACGATGGCTTGGTCTTGTTTAGAACCTCAAATAGAGACATGTCGTTGAGGACTTTAGTTGGAGTCCTATAGATCAGATAAATATCAGACATCACAACATCACTCCAGAATCTTTTTGGAACATTGGTGTGGAACATCATTGATCTTGCTACCTTCATCAAGTGCATGTTCTTCCTCTCAGCAACTCCATTCTGTTGAGGAGTGTAAGGAAAGCTTGTCTGGTAAGTAATCCCATGTTGAGAAAGATGTTGCTTGAATGCCTGACTTGTATACTCTCCACCATTATCTGACCTTAGAATTTTCAGCTTGGCATTGAAATGGTTGTAAATATGGGTATGAAAATTCTTGAAAGCTTCCAACATTCTGTCCTTAGACTGAATCAGTGTCACCTAAGTGTATTTGGACTTCTCATCAATGAAGATGACAAAGTATTTGTGGTTCTCTCTGGACACACACGGATCAGTCCATACATCAGAGTGAAGAAGGTCAAAACATCTTTCATAGATGGTGCTAGACTGTGGGAAGACTATTCTACAATGCTTCCCCAATATGCAAGCTTCACAAGTATCATTCTTGAAAACCACACCTGGAAGCATCAAGTTTAGGGCTCTGGTATGAGGATGTCCCAGCCTAGCATGCCATAAGGTGCTATCAACCCTGCTGGAGGTACCGGCCAAACAATGAGAAGTAGATGGTCCAGACACCCCTGTCTTCTGAAGATGATAGAGTTCGTTGTGAACGTGACCTTTTCCAATCACCTAGCATGTCTTTAAGTCTTGAAATTCGACCTCATCTGGTCTGAAGACAACCTGATAACTAAGATCAACTGTAGCCTTCCTCACTGATAGCATATTTAATGTAAACTCAAGCATATACAAGGCAGTTGATTCCCTATCAAACAACCTAAGGTTCCCTATCCCTTCTATCTTAACCTTATCACCATTTGCTATAAGAACATTCCCTGAGGCAGGCTGGACATCACTAATCAAGTTCCTATCACTAATCATTTGATGGCTTGCTCCTGAATCTATAATGATAGGTTTAGAGCCAAGAGAATGGGTACCAATCTTCTTGGATGAGATAAAGGCTTCGATAAAGGCATGTAGGTCACTCATGGTCGCTGGACCATCAGCGTTGGCTGCACTATCAGTAATTTTCCACGTTCCTCCTTCATTTGAACCACCAATGACAGATGAATACATGGTTTTTCCTTGAATCGATGGATGCTCAAACTTCTTAATTACATTCCTAGCAAGATTCAAATCACTTCTTCTTCGCATATTGCGCTTCTTATGTTGTTCCTTGGCATTCTTGTACTGTGGAACCAACACCATGTTTGAGTTTTCCCTCATGGAGAGATATGGACCAGTGGACAATAGAACGTTCCTACTCATTTTGAGATAGACTGGACTTGATGAAGCTTTCAGGATATGGCTGAAGCTTTCTTGAGTTCCAGAGAATAATATATACTTCTCTATCTTGAGTGCTGGTGAGGTTCTTCTCTCTTAGAAGACCTTTGGACTAGTGGATAAAAGGATGTATCCAACAAATTTTGAAGAAAATCTGAGAAAGAGATAAACTTGCGGAAGCTTTTGTGAGGTTCGGGAACTTAATGCTCTGATACCATATGAGAATTGTGAGAATATAAGATGTAGTAGAATGTTAGTTTCTGGAGAATGAAAACATGAAGAGAGAGAGAGAGATGGAGATTTCAAAGTAAGAGAGAAAAAGAAAGAATAACTTTCTTAATTCTTTAGTTTTTACAAACAAACACATATATAGACTTACAAGAGAGAATGAGTAAATGAAGTACACAATGGACAAAAGCTTGTATCAATCTCCAACAGCTATATCAGATTTGAATTCAAATCTGTGTTTAACCCTCAAGTGAAGTGATCCAGTGAACTGCAGTCAAGTCTTTGTCTTATCTCTTTATTTATTAATGTCTTTTTATTTCTTTTGTAAGTGTTTGGATCATGAGCCAGTTTCTCCTTCTGGTCGTTCTCTTCTATATCTCAACACTGAGAACCCTTTTCATACACGGCATTGATAAACGATACACCATCTTGGTCTTGTCCTACATGCACCTTTCTAACACCGTCATAAACACCGTCATCCCATACATCTCCTCCCAGACCTCCTTGTTTCCACCTTTTGAGCCATCGTTTGCTTGCTTTTGATAAGTCCTTTAAATTAGCCGTAACAACGAATTAATTAATAATTTTAAATCAAATTTTACAAAACCATGATCGGATGAGAGAGTGAAGGTTAACCTGATAAAAGATAGAGATCAAGAGCATAGATATCCATTTACGTAGAATTGCATGTGTATTTATTGATGTCCTGAAGGCTATAGGCCAGCAATTACGTAATACATGTCGATATTTTTATCATATAATCTCGTGATCCACGAGTCTGTAAAATATTAAATCGTTGTGGATATGAAGCAAATGAGTTGATTTTTAGCACGTAAAATTGCTGTCATCGATCTGATTTTGAAGTACAAAAAATCCCACTCGCTGATTATATGCAATAAAAATGAGACATTTTTGAACAAAAAAATGAGGTTAAGATTTGAGAAAAGATTTGTGAAAATGTGTTGTATATTTCTTATTGCTTACACCACTATATATAATGGTTCATACAAGGTGGAGTCAAAGGGAGAATTGATTACAAAGATACTCTACATAATGACATGGTCAAACTCATAAAGACTAAGGTTGAATGGGTCTTCCATGTGGCTGGATGTAAACCCCCAATGGACTCTACTCTTGAACTTGTATGGTCTAGGTTATTGACCATCCACTTCATGATTCATAACACTCCCCCTTGGATGCCATAACCATATAGGGCTTGTAACATGCTAATGTTGCCTCATTAAAACCTCTCCCCGAAAACCCAAAACCCAATGTGGTAAAAAAAGGAAACCAGAGAAAGGAAAAATAGTACAACACACATTCCTCCCCCTGATTTGGACATCACTGAAGGTCCTTGAGTCTACGCGTGNNNNNNNNNNNNNNNNNNNNNNNNNNNNNNNNNNNNNNNNNNNNNNNNNNN
This sequence is a window from Brassica oleracea var. oleracea cultivar TO1000 chromosome C1, BOL, whole genome shotgun sequence. Protein-coding genes within it:
- the LOC106328304 gene encoding PYK10-binding protein 1-like, encoding MAQKVEAQGGNGGNQWDDGSEHDAVTKIQTAAGGSGIQYVQFDYVKNGQTETTPLRGIKGRAIAADPFVINHPEEHLVSVEGWYDSSGIIQGLKFNSNKKSSDVIGYNDGTPFTLQVQDKKIIGFHGFAGDNLNSLGAYFSPLIAAPPSVPPKKLEAKGGVSGAEWDDGAHDNVKKVSVGQGEDGVAAVKFEYTNGSQVVIGAERGTPTLLGYEEFELESDEYITIVEGTYDKILGSDGLTMLTFKTNKSRTYGPYGLEGSTHFDLKEEGHKITGFHGRAGATISAIGVYLAPVGTIPLTPAQPTKKLEAKGGEGGTSWDDGAFDGVQKVSVGQAQDGISAVKFVYNKGSSEIIGDEHGKSTLLGFEEFELDYPSEYITEVNGTFDRIFGSDSAVLTMLTFKTNKPATYGPFGLTAGEAFDLKEEGHKIVGFHGSAGDLLHKFGVHVLPITN
- the LOC106338924 gene encoding LOW QUALITY PROTEIN: jacalin-related lectin 32-like (The sequence of the model RefSeq protein was modified relative to this genomic sequence to represent the inferred CDS: inserted 5 bases in 3 codons; deleted 2 bases in 2 codons), yielding MAQKVETXGGLGGDVWDDGVYDGVRKVHVGQDQDGVSFINAVYEKDSGEVEGGEHGNKTLLGFEVCTFEVDADDYIISVQVNKIFGHESDVITSITFYIFKRKASPPYGLETEKKLALXGKLLGFHGRAGEVLHALGAYFVTTTTPLTSAKKLPAVGGDGGIAWDDGAYDGVRKVFVGQAQDGISVVKLFVYDKGDEHGNSTLLGFEEFVLDYPSEYITSLXHRSDSEVVTMLRFKTNTQTSAPFGIEAGTQRVKFQDLRTDSSVWSPCLSNH